A stretch of the Conger conger chromosome 3, fConCon1.1, whole genome shotgun sequence genome encodes the following:
- the cd248a gene encoding CD248 molecule, endosialin a, with translation MGSVVLLCVLLSALHALWTPGVRSQSLPERNGLCGEDGCFVVYFQRKTFLEAWRSCKEKGGNLATMKLPAEARQVEELLAGAVRRGSRAKVRVWIGLQRQPRQCSATRPLRGFSWTTGDQDTQYTNWLREDSPSTCSAPRCVVTTHSTANHEARDNYKWLDGSCSLPVDGFLCRFVYEKGMCQPIPGEGGPGPVMYNTPFQLLSARLTHIPFGSMATVPCPDGPMGDQSVLCVAKEDGMAGWHQDGPFCTEPSSKSWCQEDNGGCEHLCVEANDHYYCECPPEFRLAEDRHSCIPLNPCRDAPCEHDCVQLTEGYRCTCRGGFQLAPDGIGCVDEDECLDSPCEQACENRHGSYTCHCHLGFFPLPEDPARCQDVDECQFEESCEQMCVNYIGGFQCHCREGYELQPDYSSCRAVPDTDKSPTAAPSFSWVTDLPENSWFPQLPEGHWPSETIPREWLTDRPHLEGLPTDLTGPTDVPAEQEREPVNVEEPGEGVRTEDRDRADEHDRWEQPYRPEEEGREDENDRQQKPYRPEVEDTEEEHYRPQEPYRPEEEDRVDENDRQQKPYRPEEEDREDGHDRPQEPYRPEEEDRMDENDRQQKPYRPEVEDTEEEHYRPQEPYRPEDEDRMDENDRQQKPYRPEVEDTEEEHYRPQEPYRPEEEDRVDENDRQQPYRPEVEDTEEEHYRPQEPYRPEEEDRVDENDRQQPYRPEVEDTEEEHYRPQEPYRPEEEDRVDENDRQQPYRPEVEDTEEEHYRPQEPYRPEEEDRVDENDRQQPYKPELEDTEEKHYRPLEPYRPEEEDGADGHDRPQEHNRPEEQEREDDNDRQTVHILQEKEVQHELEGPDGSDDKGAQSWAPLDQLALTTSPSATSTPDSYEYSEEGIDQLETPPPLPEEAEPSWDPTSSPQTDGVVISDEGYGDGDGDKDGDEAGPDPHTPEPSTEGPPESGSNKQQGNRWLLIALLVPLCIFLVVMVVLGIVYCTRCSARARSKNNKDCYHWISGANDKAGSPGAAKV, from the coding sequence ATGGGCTCTGTGGTGCTCCTCTGTGTCCTTCTCTCGGCTCTTCATGCCCTGTGGACCCCCGGGGTACGGAGCCAGAGCCTGCCGGAGAGGAACGGCCTCTGCGGCGAGGACGGCTGCTTCGTGGTCTACTTCCAGCGCAAGACCTTCCTGGAGGCCTGGCGGAGCTGCAAGGAGAAAGGGGGCAACCTGGCCACGATGAAGCTGCCGGCGGAGGCCCGGCAGGTCGAGGAGCTGCTGGCGGGCGCAGTGCGGAGGGGGTCCCGGGCGAAGGTGCGGGTGTGGATCGGGCTCCAGAGGCAGCCGCGGCAGTGCTCGGCCACCCGGCCCTTGAGAGGGTTTTCCTGGACCACGGGCGACCAGGACACCCAGTACACCAACTGGCTGCGGGAGGACTCGCCCAGTACCTGCTCCGCCCCCCGCTGCGTGGTCACGACCCACAGCACGGCCAATCACGAGGCGCGGGACAACTACAAGTGGCTGGACGGCTCCTGCTCGCTCCCCGTCGACGGCTTCCTGTGCCGATTCGTCTACGAAAAGGGGATGTGCCAGCCGATCCCGGGCGAGGGCGGGCCCGGGCCCGTGATGTACAACACCCCCTTCCAGCTGCTCAGCGCCCGGTTGACCCACATCCCCTTCGGCTCCATGGCCACCGTGCCCTGCCCGGATGGCCCCATGGGCGACCAGTCGGTGCTGTGCGTGGCGAAGGAGGACGGGATGGCGGGGTGGCACCAGGACGGCCCCTTTTGCACTGAGCCCTCGTCAAAGAGCTGGTGCCAGGAGGACAATGGCGGATGTGAGCACCTCTGCGTCGAAGCCAACGACCACTATTACTGCGAATGCCCCCCGGAATTCCGGCTGGCGGAGGACAGGCACAGCTGCATTCCGTTAAACCCCTGCCGCGACGCCCCCTGCGAGCACGACTGTGTCCAGTTGACGGAGGGGTACCGCTGCACATGCCGGGGCGGGTTCCAGTTGGCCCCCGACGGGATCGGGTGCGTGGACGAAGACGAGTGCCTGGACTCGCCGTGCGAGCAGGCCTGCGAAAACCGCCACGGGTCCTACACGTGCCACTGCCACCTGGGCTTCTTCCCCTTGCCCGAGGACCCCGCCCGCTGCCAGGATGTGGACGAGTGCCAGTTCGAGGAGTCCTGCGAGCAGATGTGCGTTAACTACATCGGCGGCTTCCAGTGTCACTGCCGGGAGGGCTACGAGCTGCAGCCGGATTACTCCTCCTGCAGGGCCGTTCCCGACACCGATAAGTCCCCGACCGCCGCCCCCTCCTTCTCATGGGTTACCGATCTTCCAGAAAATTCCTGGTTCCCACAGCTCCCCGAGGGTCACTGGCCAAGTGAGACCATACCTCGGGAATGGCTGACTGATCGGCCTCATCTAGAGGGGTTACCGACCGACCTTACAGGGCCCACAGATGTGCCTGCGGAACAGGAGAGGGAGCCGGTCAACGTGGAGGAGCCAGGAGAAGGGGTCAGAACAGAAGACCGGGATAGAGCGGACGAACATGACAGATGGGAGCAACCGTACAGACcggaggaagaggggagagaggatgaGAATGACAGACAGCAGAAGCCCTACAGACCAGAGGTAGAGGATACAGAAGAAGAACATTACAGACCACAGGAGCCCTACAGACCGGAGGAAGAGGATAGAGTGGATGAGAATGACAGACAGCAGAAGCCCTACAGACCAGAGGAAGAGGATAGAGAGGATGGACATGACAGGCCACAGGAGCCATACAGACCAGAGGAAGAGGATAGAATGGATGAGAATGACAGACAGCAGAAGCCCTACAGACCAGAGGTAGAGGATACAGAAGAAGAACATTACAGACCACAGGAACCCTACAGACCAGAGGATGAGGATAGAATGGATGAGAATGACAGACAGCAGAAGCCCTACAGACCAGAGGTAGAGGATACAGAAGAAGAACATTACAGACCACAGGAGCCCTACAGACCAGAGGAAGAGGATAGAGTGGATGAGAATGACAGACAGCAACCCTACAGACCAGAGGTAGAGGATACAGAAGAAGAACATTACAGACCACAGGAACCCTACAGACCAGAGGAAGAGGATAGAGTGGATGAGAATGACAGACAGCAACCCTACAGACCAGAGGTAGAGGATACAGAAGAAGAACATTACAGACCACAGGAGCCCTACAGACCAGAGGAAGAGGATAGAGTGGATGAGAATGACAGACAGCAACCCTACAGACCAGAGGTAGAGGATACAGAAGAAGAACATTACAGACCACAGGAGCCCTACAGACCAGAGGAAGAGGATAGAGTGGATGAGAATGACAGACAGCAACCCTACAAACCAGAGCTAGAGGATACAGAGGAAAAACATTACAGACCGCTGGAACCCTACAGAccagaggaagaggatggagCAGATGGACATGATAGACCACAGGAGCACAACAGACCagaggaacaggagagagaggatgacaatgacagacagacagttcaCATCTTGCAGGAGAAGGAGGTGCAACATGAACTTGAAGGGCCTGATGGGTCAGATGACAagggtgcgcaaagctgggccCCTCTGGATCAACTGGCCCTCACAACTTCACCGAGCGCCACCTCCACTCCTGATTCATACGAGTATTCAGAGGAGGGCATCGACCAATTGGAGACACCACCTCCTTTGCCCGAGGAAGCCGAACCCTCCTGGGACCCTACCTCTAGTCCCCAGACGGACGGCGTGGTTATCTCTGATGAGGGATATGGAGATGGAGACGGAGACAAAGACGGAGACGAAGCAGGCCCAGACCCCCACACTCCAGAGCCCAGCACCGAAGGCCCTCCAGAGAGTGGCAGCAACAAACAGCAGGGCAACAGGTGGCTGCTCATAGCCCTCCTGGTGCCCCTCTGCATCTTcctggtggtgatggtggtgctgGGGATTGTCTATTGTACCCGTTGTTCTGCCCGGGCCCGCAGCAAGAACAATAAAGACTGTTATCACTGGATCTCCGGTGCCAATGACAAAGCAGGCTCCCCTGGAGCTGCCAAGGTATAG